One Mytilus trossulus isolate FHL-02 chromosome 5, PNRI_Mtr1.1.1.hap1, whole genome shotgun sequence DNA segment encodes these proteins:
- the LOC134719627 gene encoding uncharacterized protein LOC134719627, with protein sequence MRNGMIQSCFLLILLFSVSEQCGCPAQYTQQVICDSKLVVVAKIESSSSDRFNTNYKISVTKFYFGKMEYDKLSDKKTLETPKSSAACGPVVLTVGSSYILSVSLYDGKMSHNLCGLQVEAKKASQVLLQGLAGKYKDNCGCEMPYAFDPPPTGPQTRNQCRNTPPGCSYHSLCSRDGYGRCKWQGC encoded by the exons ATGAGAAACGGGATGATACAGtcatgttttttgttaattttgttattttcagttTCCGAACAATGTGGATGTCCTGCACAGTATACACAACAAGTCATTTGCGACTCTAAATTGG TTGTTGTGGCTAAAATTGAATCGTCCTCATCAGATAGATTTAACACCAACTATAAAATATCAGtgacaaagttttatttt GGTAAGATGGAATACGATAAGTTGTCTGATAAAAAGACCCTGGAGACACCGAAATCAAGTGCAGCATGTGGTCCTGTGGTTCTCACTGTAGGATCAAGTTATATTTTGTCAG TTTCTCTGTATGATGGTAAAATGAGCCATAACTTGTGTGGACTCCAGGTTGAAGCCAAGAAAGCAAGTCAGGTCTTGTTACAAGGTTTGGCTggaaaatataaagataattgtGGATGTGAG ATGCCATATGCGTTTGATCCTCCACCAACAGGCCCACAAACCAGAAACCAATGTAGAAATACACCTCCAGGCTGCTCCTATCACAGTCTTTGTAGCAGAGATGGATACGGTAGATGCAAGTGGCAAGGCTGTTGA